A segment of the Phalacrocorax aristotelis chromosome 5, bGulAri2.1, whole genome shotgun sequence genome:
AAAGGGTTTGCTGTTTCTCACAGCATCACCTTCAGTGTCACCTGTGCTGGGTCTTTCAGCTCCAGAAATTATGCAGCCTTCATGTTTTCACCTGCCTGGCTATCCTTCTCACCATGTGTGCCAGGGACCACTCAGAAAGACATCCCACAGCTCCCAAGTGCCCAAAGGCATCAAGGGAGTTGAGTGCAAAGCAAAACACGTGTCTGATTGAAGAGGAAATTAGAGAAAAAAGCTAAAAGTCCCAAGAAGTCAAGTTTGAAGTTATAGTTTATATGCATATCTTCAAGTTCATCACCCTCATCTTTTCCTGAGGCACTTCATAGGTTTTAGCTACCTGAGCTTGGCAAAGCTGGGTTCAGCTTTGGAAGCCTCTTCTTTGAGTGATGTTGGTTTGGGGGCCAACTGGGTGTCAAGCTGTACATCCTGCCTGGAGCCAACTCCCTGGCATAGCTGGAGGTCCTTGTCAGACTATGCGGTTGTATGGGGAAGGGGAACGGAAAGGGGAATGGGTGCCTGATAACCTGCTTTTCTCTTGTTCCTCccacttgcagaaaaaaaggagggcaGCCACTGCCCGTCGGCAGCACCTGAAGGTACGTGGCACTGCTGGGGATGGCCAAGGTGTGTGCTGACCAACCCAGCTCCCATCCCAAGCCAGTTGGCTCTTGGCACTCTCCCTCCTCAAAGAGTCCGTGATGCATGACCTGGGCCACCAACACACCCTTGTCCACTCCTTACCGGGTCCCCACCAGTATCCCTTGCTTAGAGACACTGGTGTTGATGGGGAGTTCCCCAAGCTGCCTTTACATTAGGGTTCTCCCTCCCTTGCCAACCCCCTTGCCCTCCTCCCTTGCCTCCACTCTGTGCTGACCATtgtcctgctgccttccagagTGCTATGCTCCAGCTTGCTGCCACTGAAAtagaaagagaagcagctgctAAAGAAGTGGAAAAGCAAAACTACCTAGCAgagcattgccctcctctgtCGCTCCCAGGATCCATGCAGGAACTTCAGGTAGAGACTTAAGCCTTTTACTGTTCTGGAGCACAAAGGATTTAGCTCCATCAGTCAGCTTGGTGGAACTAGATTGTCCTTAGCTTCTTGACCCCCTTCTCACCTGTGTGTGTCCTGGACCAGGCTGGATGTGAGATGGGCTTGAGAGAGAGGAGGGgtctccctgaaaaaaaaaaaaaaaagggtctgGCTTCCAGAAAAACTGTGTTTCTAATGATGCGTTGAGGCAGCATTTGCATGAAGCTGGTAGCATGGAGACCAGAAGCTTGTCTGTGAGCCACCCTTCGCCATCTGGTCTTGACCCACTCTGGTCTTCTGAAGTCTTGCAGAGCCAGAACAGTCAGGAGAGAGGAATCATGTATTGGGTACTAGCAGTCAACATCCCTCTCTTGTTTTCCTCGCAGGAGCTGTGCAAAAAGCTACATGCCAAGATAGAGTCAGTGGATGAGGAGAGGTATGACACAGAGGTGAAGCTACAGAAGACTACCAAGGAGGTGAGTTTCTGCTGGGACTATCCTTCCAGCCcatccttcttccctccccatgctgctggtGTCTGTCTCACGAAACCTACGCCCTGCTATctctctgccccccccccaacccccttGTTTTGGCTCCTTTAGCTGGAAGACTTGAGCCAGAAGCTTTTTGACCTGCGGGGCAAATTCAAGAGGCCACCCCTGCGCAGGGTGCGCATGTCCGCTGATGCGATGCTGCGGGCCCTGCTGGGCTCCAAGCACAAGGTCTGCATGGACCTCCGAGCCAACCTGAAGCAAGTCAAGAAGGAGGACACTGAGAAGGtattccttccctctcccctatGCCCATATAGGACTTGGCCCCCATTTTTTGGGGCTCACTCCTCCCCATGTGATAGACAGGGTTGAGGGTGAGCCTTTTCCTGTAATGTTCTTCCTGATCAATATTTTCTCCTCTGGCACCCATGATATTGAAAAACTAGGGTGCAGCCCAAAAAGATGGGTGGAATTGGGTTCCACTAGCTGACACTGGGTTTTCCATGGTTGGAACCCCACCTGGGTGGGTTCTCACACCGGGGGGGGCACTGCTTGCACCCACACGCCCATCCCTCCCCTAGGAGAAGGACCTCCGTGATGTTGGTGACTGGAGGAAGAACATTGAGGAGAAGTCCGGCATGGAGGGCAGGAAGAAGATGTTTGAGGCTGGCGAGTCCTAAGCACCTGCCTCTCCACATCCATCCTGCACTCCTTCCTGTCCCTGCCACACCCCCGGGTTCAAGGACACCAACCGGGTGCTGTTTCTCTCTGGCTTTGTGAAGAGCTGCATCCTGGCAGCAGTGGTGTAAATAAAGCTTCGGCGGGAGAGGTGGTTGTTGCCTGCTTGGGGGGCTGGACCCCAACCCGTGCCGTGTGCCAGCAGGGTCAGCCCCCGCTGCAGGGGTCcgggtggggagagggaagctTTGATGGGGGCCATGCTACAGGCATGGGGGCTGGGGGACCTCTCTGCTGTTGATCCCCCCTGAAGCTGGGGATGTTCATGCCCCTTGTTGTGAAGAGGAAAGGGTGAGGCTGTGCCACCATGCTCTGCTGGCATCCTCCCACCAGGCTGTACCACTGGCTCCTGGCCATGTTCTCCACTGGTGGTGAAGAGACAAAGATATAAGAGTCCAAGCCATAGGAGACGTTGCAGAATGTCCACC
Coding sequences within it:
- the TNNI2 gene encoding troponin I, fast skeletal muscle, which gives rise to MLQLAATEIEREAAAKEVEKQNYLAEHCPPLSLPGSMQELQELCKKLHAKIESVDEERYDTEVKLQKTTKELEDLSQKLFDLRGKFKRPPLRRVRMSADAMLRALLGSKHKVCMDLRANLKQVKKEDTEKEKDLRDVGDWRKNIEEKSGMEGRKKMFEAGES